In a single window of the Rhodamnia argentea isolate NSW1041297 chromosome 2, ASM2092103v1, whole genome shotgun sequence genome:
- the LOC115729503 gene encoding uncharacterized protein LOC115729503 isoform X2: protein MTSFRLSSRASHSLLSSFCRRRNLTVFPSLQRSQCFCQELGPSTRTSRFSGGACPIFQASRMYAGDERRYYNLFNGGKPGDEEFRKSWSQEMEEDTSVWTGSEDEGETKSRNNLERKIRKVRQEAKEHSDLIDADDSDELHSIWSDSDEEKTLWTGSECDDDNDIPTEAYPNEASDKYIDKLFEFEEKPKYRTISELLKSENEPEELSPGKKARKIAVENALKKLKKGPDGRYINVWEVMSDLDILIGAFENIVSGPEYEELRQGGPKRLNMQFFKDIQARMRDPNYKFSPELKLKPKSKLVLRKKWQKAQSRRRKAQKR, encoded by the exons ATGACCTCGTTTAGACTCTCTTCCCGAGCCTCCCACtcgcttctctcttctttctgcAGAAGAAGAAACTTGACTGTGTTTCCGTCTCTTCAAAG GTCGCAATGCTTTTGCCAAGAATTGGGTCCGAGTACAAGAACGAGCCGCTTCTCTGGTGGGGCTTGTCCCATTTTTCAAG CATCACGTATGTATGCTGGTGATGAGCGCAGATATTACAATCTCTTTAATGGAGGTAAGCCAGGAGATGAAGAATTCAGGAAATCCTGGAgccaggagatggaagaagacaCTTCCGTATGGACAGGAAGTGAGGATGAAGGCGAAACTAAGAGTCGGAACAATCTTGAAAGAAAGATTCGTAAAGTCAGGCAAGAGGCGAAAGAGCATTCTGACCTGATTGATGCAGATGATAGTGATGAACTACATAGTATATGGTCTGATAGTGATGAGGAGAAGACATTGTGGACCGGCAGTGAGTGCGACGATGACAACGACATTCCTACTGAAGCATACCCCAATGAAGCCAGTGATAAGTACATAGACAAGTTATTCGAGTTTGAGGAAAAACCGAAATACAGGACGATCTCAGAGCTgctgaaatctgaaaatgaacCAGAAGAGTTGTCCCCTGGGAAGAAAGCCCGGAAAATAGCAGTTGAGAATGccctgaagaaattgaaaaagggaCCCGATGGTCGGTATATTAACGTGTGGGAAGTCATGAGTGACTTGGACATTTTAATTGGAGCTTTCGAGAATATAGTTTCTGGACCCGAGTACGAGGAACTCAGACAGGGAGGGCCTAAGAGGTTGAATATGCAGTTCTTCAAGGATATCCAAGCACGTATGAGGGATCCGAATTACAAGTTCTCGCCTGAATTGAAGCTGAAACCAAAGAGCAAGCTTGTTCTGAGGAAGAAATGGCAGAAGGCGCAATCCAGGAGGAGAAAAGCACAAAAGCGCTAA
- the LOC115729503 gene encoding uncharacterized protein LOC115729503 isoform X5, with the protein MLLPRIGSEYKNEPLLWWGLSHFSRYYNLFNGGKPGDEEFRKSWSQEMEEDTSVWTGSEDEGETKSRNNLERKIRKVRQEAKEHSDLIDADDSDELHSIWSDSDEEKTLWTGSECDDDNDIPTEAYPNEASDKYIDKLFEFEEKPKYRTISELLKSENEPEELSPGKKARKIAVENALKKLKKGPDGRYINVWEVMSDLDILIGAFENIVSGPEYEELRQGGPKRLNMQFFKDIQARMRDPNYKFSPELKLKPKSKLVLRKKWQKAQSRRRKAQKR; encoded by the exons ATGCTTTTGCCAAGAATTGGGTCCGAGTACAAGAACGAGCCGCTTCTCTGGTGGGGCTTGTCCCATTTTTCAAG ATATTACAATCTCTTTAATGGAGGTAAGCCAGGAGATGAAGAATTCAGGAAATCCTGGAgccaggagatggaagaagacaCTTCCGTATGGACAGGAAGTGAGGATGAAGGCGAAACTAAGAGTCGGAACAATCTTGAAAGAAAGATTCGTAAAGTCAGGCAAGAGGCGAAAGAGCATTCTGACCTGATTGATGCAGATGATAGTGATGAACTACATAGTATATGGTCTGATAGTGATGAGGAGAAGACATTGTGGACCGGCAGTGAGTGCGACGATGACAACGACATTCCTACTGAAGCATACCCCAATGAAGCCAGTGATAAGTACATAGACAAGTTATTCGAGTTTGAGGAAAAACCGAAATACAGGACGATCTCAGAGCTgctgaaatctgaaaatgaacCAGAAGAGTTGTCCCCTGGGAAGAAAGCCCGGAAAATAGCAGTTGAGAATGccctgaagaaattgaaaaagggaCCCGATGGTCGGTATATTAACGTGTGGGAAGTCATGAGTGACTTGGACATTTTAATTGGAGCTTTCGAGAATATAGTTTCTGGACCCGAGTACGAGGAACTCAGACAGGGAGGGCCTAAGAGGTTGAATATGCAGTTCTTCAAGGATATCCAAGCACGTATGAGGGATCCGAATTACAAGTTCTCGCCTGAATTGAAGCTGAAACCAAAGAGCAAGCTTGTTCTGAGGAAGAAATGGCAGAAGGCGCAATCCAGGAGGAGAAAAGCACAAAAGCGCTAA